In Populus alba chromosome 4, ASM523922v2, whole genome shotgun sequence, the genomic window attgtttttggtatttttagactattttgatgtattaataaaaaaataatttttaaaaaattaaaaaatattattttttttatttaaaacacaatcaaaattatattcaataacaGCCTTTTAGTAGGAGAAAATTTTCTCACCGACATACTAAATCTGTAgatgctaataataataataataataataaatctgtAGATGATCAATTGCTGACCCTGAGAACATTCTCTCCTCCTtcttttgactaaaaaaagGCTTtctcttactctttttttttttttttcttaagtccTTAATAATGCAGCAATCATTACgttaatgaaatcaagatgaTTCCCTCAATGACAAGTGGATTGTGCATTTATTACAATAACTCCTTCAAATATCATGAAATAACAATAACCATCTAAAAGTTTAGAGATGTTGAAGAAGGCCCCTTGTGTAGCAAGATTGTgcttgatattttaaatttcctCTTTACTATAAGgggatgattttaaaaatctctAATACCTATTTCCAAGAATCCTAGCCCAAAGAGCGTTGCTGTAGAATCCATCCTGGTCAGGTTAGTTTGATGATTTGTCAATTTATAActtgatttatattatatattatatcgaatatgataaaaattgatttgattgctGTAAGTAAAAATAGGTTTTGTAAGAATAAGCTTTTGTGTATGTGCACGAATAAGCTCTTTCAAGCCCTTGAAAATGTCatgtttaaataatttcaagttccaattaaaatttgatatgatttttttttaaaataatatcattttaatttttaaaaaaattttaaaacaatgtaTTTCCcgacaaatataaatatttttgtaactagaaaccaccaccatcactaTTCTATTCCATGGGTGATGATACATTAGctaattaattatagatagtaTTTGTTATTATGATAgcagttgtttttaaaaatattttttatttagaattttattaaaataatattttttatttttaaaatttatttttaataataaaaaatcataaaaaaaataatttaaaccaaaaacaccttttgaattcaaaaataaaaacattatacatGAACTGTgttgattatttatttctttttgctaAAAAGACGGTGTCGATTTAATGCCACTGGCATTGTCAGTCAAGTAGGACGTCTACCCTAACAAGGGGACAGAAGGTGTGGTGGCCCTCAATCGAACAGCTTCTGGGTGTCCTCTTGTCCCAGACCTTGAGAGCCGTTGGAGGGCCCCCACGTCCCTGCCCTTGGATTCATACCAAAGTCATCACACAGATTTTTTTGCTTCCTTGACCGCCCATAGGATGACAATGCCTTTTTACACAGATTTATCCCTATCCGTTCGAATAAattccttgtttatttttatattttttaaaatatttttaaaaagatttaaatttttttatttaaaatcaatattttttttttaatatttttagatgatatgctatatcaaaaataatttttaaaaaaataaaaaaaatattattttaatataatttcaaataaaaaatattttaaaaaataatcaaaaaatatattctcaaatagtTTTCTTTTCCGTTTGTAAAACAGAGAGGCATgcagttaaaaatattaatagctttaatatttatctgagcataaaagtataaatattttttaatccgaTTGACTTccttattgaaatttaattattaatagctttttttacattaatctAGAATAATTTGTgtaatttattcaatattagTTTGAATAATTGTACTGCATATATACAatgtttactttattttaaaacgggttagatattttatttgataaaaattggtGGGTGCAAATCTTTATTGAACCTCAGCCTCCATCATAAGCAGAATGATTGTTATTCTTTGTTTGCACTAGAAGCAAAGAATAATATTAGTGGAGATAGGAGACCTCTTATCTTCGTCCCttatccacacacacacacacacacacacacacacaattttCACAATTTCACCTCACTTCCATCTATGTAAAACTTGATTCGGTTCAGGTCACAAGGGAGGGctgattctttatatatatatatatatatatattataacatcattctcacagtaaaatatttcaagaaaaatcaatggAGTCAAGTTTTAATCAAATCAGGTTTGAGCTGATTAGATAAgtaaattaactttaatttttaaccacATCAACCCAATTTTgttctacttttattttttttcaacccgaAATTATTTATGTCCTAGATTGATTCACCGggctaatttaaattttacaactATACTTGTATCACAACAATAATAGTGTTTCtcgttatattattattattattattattaacaatacaCTAGAACATGCGGGGAAATAGTGTAGCAATGAATAACACTTTCCTCGCATGTTTTGGTGTGGCCCTAAAACAACATTTGCctgtgttttcttctttttttcttttgatttttttttaatttatcttttaatattacatttgttttttattgggttttctCACTTTCATGAAACATATCGcggatttgacaagttaattcgATTAGCTAGGGTTTTTTTCGCCTTatttaactctcttttttcaatttcatcctttaatatcatattaattaagagttatgcttcatgattttttttattaggttaatcCGTTTTATGACCTATGAATAATGCTTTATGAGTTAGCTCGAGTTGACTTgggttgttttttgtgttttttttttattgagaatttttcaaattttatcattcaatattggttcgtttgagaattaagttttgtaatttaatttgatttgttttttatggggaTATCTTGGTCTCGTAATCATGATCACGAGTTTTAGTATTTTAACATTGGTTAGGTCAACTTAGtcaagttgttttatttttttttcattctaagaggttatctcggtctcatgtctttcaacattagatttgttttttattgggttgtttCTATTTCATGTCCTGGGTTGCAGGTATAGCAAATTAACTCagttgacttagttttttttaattaatttttttttttaatttcatcatttaatattgtgtttgattgagaattatgttttatgatttattttggtttgattttttcgaGGTTATCCCGATCTCATTACTTGAAAATAATGCTTAACATGTTAATCCATATTGATTTAACtcatttttattgtcatttttttaattaacttttttacaatttaattgtTCAACATTGGGTCTAACATGATtagttgagaattgagtttcatgattgTTTTTACTTGCTCTTCATAGGGTTATTTCAAAGTCATGACTAAAGTTGTAGAGTTGAAAAGTTAATCCAGTTTAaatgatgatgtttttattttttatttttctatgataTTATCTTGGTCTCTTGACCTGGATTATAGGCTCGACATATTGACTTaggttgtttttatgtttttttagttgatttttttagtcttatccttgaatattaaactaattgagaattgaatttcataattttttttaattttctttctatgagattatctcgatctcatgactcGAATCATGAACTTGACATGTTAATTCATGTCGttattttaggtattttttaatcgattttttgttcaatttcatcctctagcattgagttaattaaaaattaagctttttgtaatttattttctacgaggttattatagtctcataACTCGGTTAATGAATTCAACATACTAACCCGAGTGAACCCAAGTCAATTCAATAtactgttattttaatattaaaaaaatattatcttaaatttttttagttagaatatatttttatccattttctgtcttatttttttatctctaaaatcaacctaatcatataaaattaatcatcatataatttaatttttttatcaggaAAATGTATCAGAAatatctgaatattttttttttatattaaaaaaaaaactttagccAATCCGTATGACATGATGTAGTAGATAAGTAAAGCAGTGGGGACAGAATCGATCGGAACGGGTCTTTTCCCACCGAAACCGACCCTCTGATGATATCTTTGCTCACTAAGATCTTGACTGACAATGGACTGATGATACATGTACTGGCACTGATTAAACGGCCTCTGAAATTACCACTCTTGCAcctttcccttttttctcatatttgcATAGAAGCcccttgcttcttcttttttcgaaTTTCTGTCCACTCAACGTGACATGTTAGGGCTATGCTGTGGGATTCAAAGACAAGCCTGTATCCTCTCATGTGTTTGTCCATGGCCACGAAGAAAATGCCAAAGGGCATGATCGTCTTATGATTTTCCTAGCTTCTTAGATCTTTAAGCTGAGGCATTGAGGGTTAATTATGCAATTAACATCTTTCTTGCTTGATATTGTTTGAGCACGTcctaatgtatatttttttccttattttttttttttggtgtataaACGGtttatgtttgtgtttttttgttttaaataatttttgaatttttttagatcgttttgatgagttgatgtaaaaaaaaaataatttaaaaataaaaattattttaatatattttattagaaataataatttgaaaaacaactgttattatatttctaaatacttttttaaaaaattattatattttatttaactatccATGTTCTAATTCCATGCACGAAAGATGAACAATCAATAATTTAACGCCACATTCAATTAATCTATGTgaagatattatatatatatatatatatatatatatatatatatatatatatatatatatatcacatgTTATTTAAACAAATAGAAATACAAGTGGCCCATAATTCCCTTTGTAGTCTCGTGATAAAAGTTTTCCTTTTAATGGTACTTGAAGAAGTTCTTTAACATCCTCCTTTCCTCAAAGAAAACAATAGAGCAGTTGAACATGAATAACCTAGCTTTTGCTAGCTAAAATAGGagagatatatttaattttggtgTGTGAAGATTTATAAATTCATCATCTAATCACAAaatattaagtaaaatatatccaagaattaaatttatctttagaATTGTTTCAAACTCCATTTAATTTGGTCAAACCAATTTAATATCATGACATTCAAGAACGGAATTAGAGGAGATAAGAAGGGACCCGAGCCCttgcaaatattttaatttttttatttaatatttaaatataaaatagtatgatatttttattttaaataaataaattttttaataataaattttattatattgatttttatcttttctatcaAATATTACCAGCTATGCGCTGATGACATTCATTTCAGCTTGATTAGAGTCCTAAATTTATGATTAGATTTCAAggtatatattcaaaaaaaaaagaaaaagaaaaagaaaaagaacattcCAATACAAATAACGAGGGAGACAAAATAAATTCGAATGAACATAGTCAAGATCACGACCGTCCATTTACAGATGCACGTCCCTGATTCACTACAGGAAACGCTTACGTGTACGCCACGTCGTCTTCTTGTCCTCGTTTATCAGCCAAGACAAGACAGCAACGCTAACGACACATTTAAGTGTTTAACCTCTCTgtctttgccttttgtttccCTCTCAAGATCTATGAATCAAAGCTCACTAAATTTTCCTTCTAACATCCCATTTCTTGACAGTTTGTCCACACCCCCACCCCCACCTTCCTTTCTCCCTTTTTAGGTTCTTGAATCTTTGATTTcccactttttctttcttttgtgtgtgtgttctttGGGGAATTCAAGGTAGTTGTAAGTTTGGACTTGCCAAAAAGAGTGAACAAATAGATGATGATGGGTCACTCTTGTCAACTTTAACCTTCAAATGTCTACAAtctttttaagattttgaaatCTTGTAGTAGTATAATTCTTGAGTTTTGTGCCACCATTAACCCAGCTAGCAAGATACTTGGCACTTGTGCATGTATTTtgcctcataaatgtactagaATCTCTCATTGAAGCTACAAATCTTGCAAATCTTTAAAAATCCCTGGAAAACATTCTTTGATGCTGGTAATTATGTGGTTCCAATCCTGAGAGCACTAAAACAAGGGTATTTAGTAAGACTTTTATAAGACATTTAGCTGGATTGTTAGGATTATGATATAGTTTCATGGAGGCAAAAAGCAGAGAGCAGCAGCAGTGTAAGATAAGAAAGAGAGGGAATTCATCGTCTTCATCGTCTTCTTTAGTCAAAAAGTACAGATTCAAGAGAGCTATTCTTGTTGGAAAGAGAGGTGGGTCTAGTACTCCTGTTCCAATCTGGATGACAAGCTCAAAATCTCCAACTTTGGCAGAGCCAAATGCTGAATCCACCAAGTGCACACCACCTCAAAATGGAAGCAAAGCCAAAGAAGTCTCAGTTTCTGCAAGAAAATTAGCTGCTACTTTGTGGGAGATCAATGGAATACCTTCTCCAAGAGTTAAAAAGGATTTGGAAGACAAGAAAGAGATTAGAAGCAGAGAAAAGGTGGCAAGGTTGCCACACTTGTCAGATCCATCTTACACTCCCTTTTCAGAGGTGAAAACATacttaaatttcttttcctttttcgaGATTTCATATATCCATGTGATTTTTACtcccaactaaaaaaataaataaattgaaacttaTTTTGGGTTATGCCATGCAGAGGATGGAGCGATCTAGAGGCCATAGTTGTGGGAGAAGAGCATCAGTTGTTACAAAGACACTTCAGCTTACTGATTATCATCTTGAAGGTCTGGATTCTGTTGGCAATTCCAGTTTGATGGAGGTACATGAAAACTTTTTTTGAtgtcattttcaaataattttccaTGTTCTCAAAAGCATATACAAGATTAGGTTggtacatattttaaaattggtgCTTGAAAATGTCACTCAAATTGACTCTACAGACGCCAAATTTAATGCAGCTTTCAGCATTATTCttagaaagaaaacaacaaagtaccTTCGGCATTGTTAtctccaagaaaaaataataataataataacagccattaaagacatcaaaattttgaattcttcTACCTGTTCAATCCTTTAGATTTATTcatcctaaaaaaaagaaaatctttacAGGATTTTGGATAGACACAATTGCATCTCAGAATCAGGACCAAACATTTTCCGTTGTCTGTCTCAAAGGGCCCAATGTTGCATagtaatattgtattttttttcatgtttttctcttctttgtaCTCTCTGAATCATCAATGGATGCCTGGTTGGAGAATTTGTGAGAAAATAAGGATCTGCTAGTTTTGTGTCAGTTGTTTTACAGGGACAATTTATACGAGGGAAATAACCGATCCAAATTCTCAAAATGCAGATTGAAAGTCATCCGAAAGGCCGGTCTCGTACAATTGGAATTAAAACCTGTTTGAAGGATGTTAGTAATGGGCTGACCACCTCCAAGGAGCTCTTGAAAGTTTTGAATCATGTTTGCGGTCTTGAGGAGAAGCACTCATCAGGCCTGTCTCTTGTCTCCGCCCTTCGGATTGAGCTTGATAGAGCCTGCATTTCGGTCAATCAATTGATAAAAGAACGGCGATCTAACCGCAGTGAGATTGAGTACCTTGTTAAGCATTTTGAGGAAGAGAAGGCAGCCTGGAAGAGCAAAGAGCGAGATAAGATTCGCAGTGCTATAGCATGCATTGCAGAAGAGCTTGAAATTGAGAGGAAACTAAGAAGACAAACAGAGAGATTGAATAAGAAGCTCGGGAAAGAGTTGGCTGATACAAAGGAATCTCTGTCAAAGGCAATGCAAGAGCTAGAGACTGAAAAAAGGGCGAAAGAGATATTAGAGCAAGTTTGTGATGAGCTGGCTAGAGGTATAGGGGACGACAGAGCTGAGgttgaagaaatgaaaaaagaatctGCAAAGGTGAGAGATGAGGTggagaaagaaagggaaatgCTTCAGCTTGCTGATGTATTGCGTGAAGAAAGAGTCCAGATGAAGCTCTCTGAGGCCAAGTACCATTTCGAGGAGAAAAATGCAGCGGTGGAGAGGTTAAGAAATGAGCTTGAGACCTACTTGAGAGAAAAAGTAGGTGAAAAAGATGGCGATGGCTCTCCAAATTATGACAGGATTAAAGAGCTTGAAGCTTACTTGGAGGAAATCCAATTCGGATCGTGTCAACAGgcggagagagaagaaaataaagggGGCGCAACAGGAAATGGAGAAGTTCATGACGGAGATGATTCAGCGGATAGTGATCTTCATTCCATTGAGTTAAACATGGACAACAACAGCAAGAGCTACAAATGGTGTTACGCTTCTGAGGACAATCCGAAGTGGTTTTCAGGAGGTAAAGATTTCAAGGGAAGGAAGTCGATCTCCGATAATATTCAATGGGGAAACATTTGTCTGCAAAGAAGAAATTCCAATGGCAttgatggtcttggctttgaCTTAATCAGTGAAAATCAGGCAAGACCAGACATGCCTGATCAGCAAAGTGTAGCCGAGCTTGGTTTCAATTCTCAAGCACAAGGTCATGAAGATGAAACTAGGAAATATAGGTCAGTGAAGACTCTCAAAGACCACATACTATCTGGCCCTAAAAGATCACCAATACAAAACTTTGCCAGTCCTACGCGGCTGTGGGGGCAATCCTTGGCTTTTCAAGAGTCCGGCAGTGTAGTTTCGGATAGTTCACCTGTGATACAAGGGAATAATTTGAAGCCCAGGATAGCAGGAACAGGAGGTAATTGTCGAACTTCAACAAGCTCCAGACATTAAAcattctaaattattattattatattttccctTTTTGCAGAAATGCAGTGCTTgcattttcttctaaaatttcAAGCCTTCCCGCAGTAAATACAAATCATATATAGGGATCTGAGATCACTTGTCAACCGATACTTATGTATTCTTATTATTCTGCTTGCGTGGAATACCATTCATGATCTACAACAAGCATAtcatatttatatatgaaaagcGATTGCTCAGAAGATCAGTCCATGCTAATGGAACGCAAAAATCATGTTTGGAACATTTTTTGATCTATTAAGTTCTCTCTGATGAGAAAATCACGGGAAGAGATTGACTTAGCAGATGTATTCGGGAAACGAAGCGTGGAAGTATTTCCTTATCTGCCATCCTAGACAATTTTCTATCAAAACGATGAggacatttaaataaaaatcatcagcCTTTTTGGTTGAATAATGACATCTAACTGAACCTCTGCCAGGTTAACATGGAGACAGCCAACTTTGAACTTCATAATGTTTGAGATGAGGTCAGTCTGTAAATGATCGTGTAGTATTCAGAGACCAATTAATATATTCATATGAATTTCTTGGTACTCGGAACATGTTCTGGTAAATTTTCCGATACCAAGGTCAGTACTGTTCTGGCTCCCTAcagcatagtttttttttttaccaccacATGCAAATTGACTCTTTCAAGCCAGGCCCCTGTATTGATAAATGAAGACTCAAGGTTGAAATAGTTGGAGGAGCCCATAAGTTCAATCCCGATAGTCCCAGGTATCAAACAAAAGGGAATTTACTTAATGCAAACTTAGCTTCAGCATACATACCTCAGAAAAAAGGAGTCCAAATCGAAGTCTTGGAGGAAGAGTTTATAGACCATCTATGACTCTAAGCTGCAGCACTTTAACAGCCATAAGAACGTAACACACTTTTCCACGAGAGGCTTTTGTGGATTGAAGAATGTACAACAGGAAATATACACGTGACCTTTGTGATGATCATGGTGTCAGAACCAGCACCTATCCATTTATTAGTGAAGAGGATGCTCCGTTTTTCGTGTTGAGCAGTATTATCTTGTAAGTGAGAGCATAGCTATTTACGCGAGGCTTCACCTTTTTCAGATGCTGATGTGAACATAACTGCATTTGTTGGATGGTCCCTCACAGTCAAGCTGAGAACTTCAGGTCTTGAGTAATGTCCAACCACATCAAAGTCAAATTTTGCCCTAGCTATTTCTCCAAGATCTGGTCATGATTTTGATAATTATCAATATCAGAATTCTTCTCGAAAATAAGAACACAACTAAAGCAATCCACTTTCTAGGGATGCCCTTAATAGTAATCGATCATAAAAACATTTACAGTTTGTTACACAACCGATATAGACAAATTAAGAACCAGGGAGAATTTCTCTGACCCATCAGAACATACTTTTTGTGAGTGAGTTGAAGTTTAAGCATTAACTTTTTCACAGCCAACTGGGATTTAGCCAGATCAGGTAGTGATAGACACTTCAAGCCCTAACAGTTGAAATTTGCATGATTTCCCTTTACCATGTACTCTATCTGTCCCAAATGTTTTCCACACCTTTCATCGTGCActttatacttttaattttaaaaaatcactcttTTTAACATCATTACCGACCTTTCTAAAGTTATACCGACCTTTCTAAAGTTAAACAAAATTAACGTTCCAAGATTGCAGGAACTCAACAATTTATGGTGTCTGTTTCCAGTGTCTCCTTAATGTATTCGGAAACCAACCATCATAGCTACTTAGACTCAATTTCTCTAACATCTTCACTTATATTTGATTTGTATATTCTCCTTAGAAAATAACAGAAACTACTCTCTTTGGCAAGCATTAGTAAGAATAAGTTTGATGGCATATAGAAGCATAAAAGCTTAAGATGGAAGTGACAATTTACATACCTAGATCTGCAGAAATCAGTGCCTCCCCATCATAATTGGGTCCAGCCAAAACAGTTCCCAATGGTGATATAATGACACTGCCTCCAGCACAGACAACAGAATCGGGCGTGGGGTCTTCTTCCACGCCCAAAAAGACATACTCTGGGGGAGGTGGGTAATCCTTCCTCCGGCAAAACTGATTGGCAGATAGTACAAAACATCCTCCCTCAAGAGCAATGTGGGTCATCGTTGCTTGCCAAGTATCCCTGGAATCAGCTGTTGGTGCACAATATATTTCAATACCTACAACATAAAAAAGTATCACGAGTTAATGAAAAGGTACAGAAGATGCAGTCAAAATAgagaatttaaaagataaagcacACAGCAATCTGATTCAGCCAAACAATAACGGGAAATATATCATATTGATACTAGTTATAGTCAAGCAATGTAAATAACTTTCCATGACCGTCAATCAGTACAACGAAAAAATATGACTTCATATCACTTAACAGCTCATGTCTAAACAGAATGAGGATATACAAAGTCTACTAGAGTATTCAAATTGACGTTGACAAATCTAGAACATGAAGATTACATGTTGCTGTGAGCAAACTACTATTGCAACTATGGGAATGAGCAGCCTGATACTATTAAACTCCAAAATGCGATATCAAACACAGGCATGGACATAGAAGATGAACTACATGGCTAAACGTTTAATAAAATCTCAACAAACGCATAAATGCGCAGAAAAAGAGAAGTTGGCAATGATCTATGCATTCAACTCTATCCTAGCACAATTCTGAATCAGCTCTTTTAATTGAGCTGATCTTGCAAAGTAAGCAGTGAATAAAACTCAAAGCTCGGATCAAAATTGGAACACGGCACAGACTAATAAACACAGGAAGACACAAAAACACACACCCATTATGAATCAAATACTCAAGCACACATCCACACAGACATTCATCTGATGTCCAGCTAAAACTGTTATCCTGAGAGGGCTACCCAAGAGTGAATGGACTAATGCAGGAAAGATTCTCGCCCATGCATGAATTGTAGGACTAGAAGTGCAGTTACTCTTAGAGAGAACTATCAGAATAACTCACCTTTACCATACATTGCAGTCCTTAGGAGTGGCATTCTATTTTCCCAACAGATAGCGGCACCAATTTTTCCGATCGGAGTCCCAAAAACCGGGATCGTTGATCCATCTCCAAAACCCCATACTATACGTTCCACCGCCGTCGGCATAACTTTCCTATGCTTCCCCATGTAATGACCTTGAGAATCAAAAAACAACACAGTACAGTAGAGTGTATATCCCTCCCTCTCAATCACACCCATCACCAAATACACCTTATACCTCCCAGCCATTGCAGCCAAACGGTCAACTTCTGGACCTATATTTTACATAAATCACCAATAACCacttaattaatcaaaaaccAAACCCTTAATCAATCAACTAGCAAACCCTTaatcaatcaacaaaataaattcataaaaggAAGAACTTTTAGTCTTATTCCTACATACCAGGAACATCAATGGCTGAAGCATGATACTTTCTGAAATCCTCTCTACCTTTAGCTGTACGACTACCAATGGTAGCACCAAAACTTGATCCTCTAGGATAACCACCAATAAATGCTTCAGGAAACACAACCAATTGAGACCCATATCCAGCTGCTTCAGCCAGAAATCTCTCAGCCTTATCTTTACACAAACAAGAATCAGAACTTAGAACATGACAACTAACAAAAGAAATCTTCCTTTTCTTGTGGGGCATAAGGAATCGAAGTACCTAGAGTGGCAGGAGTGTCATAGAAGACAGTGGAGGCTTGGATAACAGTGGCACGGACAGTAGTTGTTGAAGAGTCGGAACACATGTCTACTTCTGCAAAAAGTGGGGTTTCTGATGGTGGGGCAGGGACAAGAGCCATGTTGTTGGTCTGTGTGGAGAGCGCTGTTGGGTCTGCTGCTGTACTTGTTGTATGAAGTGATGATGAAACTGGTACAGTTGCTTGCATGACTCTTCTATCTCGCTTCTGTTAGGTACAAGAGAGTTCTGGATTGATCAAGCTTCTTGCTAGGGATGGCGAATGTCGAGTTTCTTTATATTAATGTCCTAtccattgtttttatatatatatatatatatatat contains:
- the LOC118038949 gene encoding uncharacterized protein, translated to MEAKSREQQQCKIRKRGNSSSSSSSLVKKYRFKRAILVGKRGGSSTPVPIWMTSSKSPTLAEPNAESTKCTPPQNGSKAKEVSVSARKLAATLWEINGIPSPRVKKDLEDKKEIRSREKVARLPHLSDPSYTPFSERMERSRGHSCGRRASVVTKTLQLTDYHLEGLDSVGNSSLMEIESHPKGRSRTIGIKTCLKDVSNGLTTSKELLKVLNHVCGLEEKHSSGLSLVSALRIELDRACISVNQLIKERRSNRSEIEYLVKHFEEEKAAWKSKERDKIRSAIACIAEELEIERKLRRQTERLNKKLGKELADTKESLSKAMQELETEKRAKEILEQVCDELARGIGDDRAEVEEMKKESAKVRDEVEKEREMLQLADVLREERVQMKLSEAKYHFEEKNAAVERLRNELETYLREKVGEKDGDGSPNYDRIKELEAYLEEIQFGSCQQAEREENKGGATGNGEVHDGDDSADSDLHSIELNMDNNSKSYKWCYASEDNPKWFSGGKDFKGRKSISDNIQWGNICLQRRNSNGIDGLGFDLISENQARPDMPDQQSVAELGFNSQAQGHEDETRKYRSVKTLKDHILSGPKRSPIQNFASPTRLWGQSLAFQESGSVVSDSSPVIQGNNLKPRIAGTGGNCRTSTSSRH
- the LOC118038950 gene encoding bifunctional nitrilase/nitrile hydratase NIT4A; this encodes MQATVPVSSSLHTTSTAADPTALSTQTNNMALVPAPPSETPLFAEVDMCSDSSTTTVRATVIQASTVFYDTPATLDKAERFLAEAAGYGSQLVVFPEAFIGGYPRGSSFGATIGSRTAKGREDFRKYHASAIDVPGPEVDRLAAMAGRYKVYLVMGVIEREGYTLYCTVLFFDSQGHYMGKHRKVMPTAVERIVWGFGDGSTIPVFGTPIGKIGAAICWENRMPLLRTAMYGKGIEIYCAPTADSRDTWQATMTHIALEGGCFVLSANQFCRRKDYPPPPEYVFLGVEEDPTPDSVVCAGGSVIISPLGTVLAGPNYDGEALISADLDLGEIARAKFDFDVVGHYSRPEVLSLTVRDHPTNAVMFTSASEKGEASRK